From Novosphingobium resinovorum, the proteins below share one genomic window:
- a CDS encoding 2Fe-2S iron-sulfur cluster-binding protein: protein MPQIIVVNHAGEEKSVDAAEGRTLMEVIRDDGFDELLALCGGCCSCATCHVFIDPAFADKLPAMSEDENDLLDSSDHRNETSRLSCQVPVTADLEGLRVTIAPED, encoded by the coding sequence ATGCCGCAGATCATCGTCGTCAATCATGCTGGTGAAGAGAAGTCCGTAGACGCTGCCGAGGGTCGCACCCTGATGGAAGTGATCCGCGACGACGGCTTCGACGAACTGCTGGCGCTGTGCGGCGGCTGCTGCTCGTGCGCGACCTGCCATGTCTTCATCGACCCCGCCTTCGCCGACAAGCTGCCCGCGATGAGCGAAGACGAGAACGACCTTCTCGACAGCTCTGACCACCGCAACGAAACCTCGCGCCTGTCGTGCCAGGTGCCGGTTACCGCCGACCTTGAAGGTCTGCGCGTCACGATCGCTCCCGAAGACTGA
- a CDS encoding DNA-3-methyladenine glycosylase family protein, whose protein sequence is MGLTADELRFGLDAIAGKEPAIARAIAIAGYPEPRIRATGYATLLRTIVGQQVSVAAAASVWNRLEALLGETMAPEALLAAEFDALRGCGLSRQKQGYARSLCELVVAGSLDFDSLPADDEEAIAHLVQIKGIGRWSAEIYLLFAEGRPDIWPAGDLAVQVGLGKLLGLPERPSEKQTRELAEAWRPHRGAAAIFTWHCYNNPAL, encoded by the coding sequence ATGGGTTTGACGGCAGACGAACTACGCTTTGGCCTCGACGCCATCGCCGGGAAAGAACCCGCGATCGCGCGAGCGATCGCAATTGCAGGCTACCCCGAACCGCGCATCCGCGCGACCGGCTATGCGACGCTGCTGCGTACGATCGTCGGCCAGCAGGTGAGCGTCGCCGCCGCCGCCTCGGTATGGAACCGGCTGGAGGCTCTGCTAGGCGAGACGATGGCACCCGAAGCGTTGCTGGCGGCCGAGTTCGACGCCCTACGCGGCTGCGGCCTGTCGCGCCAGAAACAGGGCTATGCGCGCTCGCTGTGCGAACTGGTGGTGGCGGGTAGCCTCGACTTCGACAGTCTTCCCGCCGACGATGAGGAAGCGATCGCGCATCTCGTGCAGATCAAGGGGATCGGCCGCTGGTCGGCAGAAATCTACCTGCTCTTCGCGGAAGGCCGCCCCGACATCTGGCCGGCGGGCGATCTGGCGGTGCAGGTGGGCTTGGGGAAACTGCTGGGCCTGCCGGAGCGGCCGAGCGAAAAACAGACGCGGGAACTCGCCGAAGCCTGGCGCCCGCATCGCGGGGCGGCGGCGATCTTCACCTGGCACTGCTACAACAATCCGGCGCTTTGA
- a CDS encoding OmpA family protein — protein sequence MSVISKSPRFLLMAALLGGAASVSVSAQDSDLAVQVTDTSPEMVKGPEVKGIISARSGDRMQVTSDDGTKTVVTINDATKIKASSGFLGLGGSRIAATSLLNGIPVEVETLQGGGGLLASKIDLKGKDFKTAKMIHNGTDQRFASNEAATEGLKARMGDIDKYNIKGTTNVNFDTGVSKLSPEAKANLCQAATQAEGMDNALLLVVGYTDSTGPEEVNQVLSEKRASAVVNYLQQACHWKPYRMLTPTGMSMADPVADNSTEEGKAQNRRVAVNIMVSKAVDGI from the coding sequence ATGAGTGTCATTTCAAAGAGCCCCCGGTTCCTCCTGATGGCTGCCCTGCTGGGCGGCGCCGCGTCGGTCAGCGTTTCGGCGCAGGATTCCGATCTCGCGGTACAGGTTACCGATACCAGCCCCGAAATGGTCAAGGGGCCGGAAGTAAAGGGTATCATCTCCGCACGTAGCGGTGACCGCATGCAGGTCACCTCGGACGACGGCACCAAGACGGTCGTGACCATCAACGATGCCACCAAGATCAAGGCCAGCAGCGGCTTCCTGGGTCTGGGCGGCAGCCGCATCGCCGCGACTTCGCTGCTCAACGGCATTCCGGTCGAGGTCGAGACGCTGCAGGGCGGCGGCGGTCTGCTTGCCAGCAAGATCGATCTGAAGGGCAAGGACTTCAAGACCGCCAAGATGATCCACAACGGCACCGACCAGCGCTTCGCCTCGAACGAGGCGGCCACCGAAGGTCTGAAGGCCCGCATGGGTGACATCGACAAGTACAACATCAAGGGCACGACCAACGTGAACTTCGACACCGGCGTGTCCAAGCTGTCGCCGGAAGCGAAGGCGAACCTGTGTCAGGCTGCGACCCAGGCGGAAGGCATGGACAATGCCCTCCTGCTCGTCGTCGGCTACACCGATTCGACCGGTCCGGAGGAAGTGAACCAGGTGCTCAGCGAGAAGCGCGCCAGCGCAGTGGTCAATTATCTGCAGCAGGCCTGCCACTGGAAGCCCTATCGCATGCTGACGCCGACCGGCATGTCGATGGCCGATCCGGTCGCTGACAATTCGACCGAGGAAGGCAAGGCGCAGAACCGCCGCGTGGCCGTGAACATCATGGTCAGCAAGGCCGTCGACGGCATCTGA
- a CDS encoding 4a-hydroxytetrahydrobiopterin dehydratase: MAIVRLTDAQRDAALAELPRWNLRADGLAIEAELKFGDFNEAFGFMTRVAIYADKADHHPEWFNVYSTVRVTLTTHDADGLSERDVAMARFIDSIA; encoded by the coding sequence ATGGCTATTGTTCGCCTCACCGACGCCCAGCGCGATGCCGCGCTCGCCGAATTGCCGCGCTGGAACTTGCGGGCCGACGGCCTCGCCATCGAAGCCGAGCTTAAATTCGGCGATTTCAACGAGGCGTTCGGCTTCATGACCCGCGTGGCGATCTATGCCGACAAGGCCGACCACCATCCGGAGTGGTTCAACGTCTATTCCACCGTGCGTGTCACGCTGACCACGCATGATGCCGATGGCCTCAGCGAAAGGGACGTGGCGATGGCGCGTTTCATCGACAGTATTGCCTGA
- the ccmA gene encoding heme ABC exporter ATP-binding protein CcmA produces MQGAVVSATDLACRRGDRLLFAGLSLALGKGGAMQVAGHNGIGKSSLLRILAGLAPAFEGTVAVDGAVGLLDERPALDPALPLGRALGFWRQLDSAGEEAHLKRLGLTTLLDVPVRYLSTGQKKRAAFARLLGQGAKVWLLDEPLNGLDGHAVELAEAITAEHCASGGVTVIASHQPFRLPGLRTLHLSEFAA; encoded by the coding sequence ATGCAAGGGGCAGTGGTCAGCGCAACCGATCTCGCGTGCCGTCGGGGCGACAGGTTGCTGTTTGCCGGGCTTTCGCTCGCGCTTGGCAAAGGCGGGGCCATGCAGGTCGCCGGCCACAACGGTATCGGCAAGTCGAGCCTGCTGCGCATTCTCGCCGGACTGGCGCCCGCGTTCGAAGGCACCGTCGCGGTAGACGGCGCCGTCGGCCTGCTCGACGAGCGCCCCGCCCTCGATCCGGCACTGCCGCTGGGCCGCGCGCTCGGCTTTTGGCGACAGCTTGATAGCGCTGGCGAAGAGGCTCACCTCAAGCGCCTCGGCCTCACCACGCTGCTCGACGTGCCGGTGCGCTACCTCTCCACCGGGCAGAAGAAACGCGCCGCTTTCGCCCGTCTGCTGGGCCAGGGCGCGAAAGTCTGGCTGCTGGACGAACCACTCAACGGCCTCGACGGGCACGCCGTCGAACTCGCCGAGGCCATCACCGCCGAGCACTGCGCGAGCGGCGGCGTCACGGTGATCGCCTCGCACCAGCCGTTCCGCCTGCCGGGCCTGCGCACGCTCCACCTCTCGGAGTTCGCCGCGTGA
- a CDS encoding heme exporter protein CcmB translates to MALLRRDLARLLLGGRGGGALLPVLFFLSVSMLYPFAVGPDAPLLAKTGGGVIWVAALLAAILPLDRLVEPDIEQGLFDQWALRGISEELVIAVRVLAHWLSFGPPLMLAALPAAALLGLDGHSLRIVEIGLLAGTPGLAALGVTVAALTSGLRGGAALSGLLVIPMAIPVLIFGAGSLGTGGESGLALTAAASLVLIAIAPFAGGAAVRASRG, encoded by the coding sequence ATGGCGCTGCTGCGCCGCGACCTTGCGCGGCTGCTCCTCGGCGGGCGCGGTGGCGGGGCGCTGCTGCCGGTGCTGTTCTTCCTCTCGGTGTCGATGCTCTACCCCTTCGCGGTCGGGCCGGATGCACCGCTGCTGGCGAAGACAGGCGGCGGGGTGATCTGGGTCGCCGCGCTGCTCGCCGCGATCCTGCCGCTCGACCGCCTGGTCGAGCCCGATATCGAACAGGGCCTGTTCGACCAGTGGGCTTTGCGCGGCATCTCCGAGGAGCTGGTGATCGCGGTGCGCGTGCTCGCCCACTGGCTGAGCTTCGGGCCGCCGCTGATGCTCGCCGCCCTTCCCGCCGCTGCCCTGCTGGGGCTGGACGGCCATAGCCTGCGCATCGTCGAGATCGGCCTGCTGGCGGGAACTCCCGGCCTTGCGGCGCTCGGCGTGACGGTAGCGGCACTGACGTCCGGCCTGCGCGGAGGCGCGGCGCTTTCGGGCCTTCTGGTCATCCCGATGGCCATCCCGGTGCTGATCTTCGGCGCGGGAAGCCTCGGCACCGGCGGCGAGAGCGGCCTTGCCCTCACTGCCGCAGCCAGCCTCGTACTGATCGCCATCGCGCCGTTCGCAGGCGGAGCTGCGGTCAGAGCCTCGCGCGGCTGA
- a CDS encoding sulfotransferase family protein — METATELMAAAQGQTGLADFGDDGFREGLERLVLALNTEARLTSTGEHALRDRILLHLRQRLMIEDWYARHPEIEYEDIRSPLFGVSLPRTGSSALSYLLSSDPGVRYLRVWESSRPCPPPSTVEGPDPRRGATASAADETLKGGSRTPSGIDGAMECQDLMALDFRSQIFQAFAQVPSYSQWLLETAHSGTYAYHKRTLRLLQWGEPARPWRLKAPTHMLYLDALDAAYPDARFVMTHRDPTDVMLSVATVYAEIIGKFTDHVDHAYIGELNVQCWSEAMTRAIAFREAGNDHRFFDIHFRAMQADPLGEVRRLYDWLGETVSPAFAQAMATWWESNTAAERMAKPDPARFGLDPQAVRARFADYLNHMDQWAA; from the coding sequence ATGGAAACCGCCACAGAGTTGATGGCCGCCGCGCAAGGCCAGACCGGGCTCGCCGATTTCGGTGATGACGGTTTTCGCGAGGGCCTCGAACGGCTGGTCCTGGCGCTGAACACCGAGGCGCGGCTTACCTCGACCGGGGAACATGCGCTGCGCGACCGCATCCTGCTGCACTTGCGCCAGCGACTGATGATCGAGGATTGGTACGCCCGCCACCCCGAGATCGAGTACGAGGACATTCGCAGCCCCCTGTTCGGGGTCAGCCTGCCGCGCACGGGTTCCTCGGCGCTGTCCTACCTGCTCTCCAGCGATCCGGGGGTGCGTTACCTGCGCGTCTGGGAGAGTTCGCGGCCCTGCCCGCCGCCTTCGACGGTCGAGGGACCGGACCCGCGCCGGGGCGCCACGGCCAGCGCCGCAGACGAGACGCTCAAGGGCGGCAGCCGTACGCCTTCCGGGATCGACGGGGCCATGGAGTGCCAGGATCTCATGGCGCTCGATTTCCGCAGCCAGATCTTCCAGGCCTTCGCCCAGGTGCCCAGTTACTCGCAGTGGCTGCTGGAGACGGCACACAGCGGCACCTACGCGTACCATAAGCGTACCCTGAGGCTCCTGCAGTGGGGTGAGCCCGCGCGGCCATGGCGCCTCAAGGCGCCGACGCACATGCTCTATCTGGATGCGCTCGACGCTGCCTATCCCGACGCGCGTTTCGTGATGACGCACCGTGATCCGACCGACGTGATGCTCTCGGTCGCGACCGTCTATGCCGAGATCATCGGCAAGTTCACCGACCATGTCGACCATGCCTACATCGGCGAACTCAACGTCCAGTGCTGGTCGGAGGCGATGACCCGCGCCATCGCCTTTCGCGAGGCCGGCAACGACCATCGCTTCTTCGACATCCACTTCCGCGCCATGCAGGCCGACCCGCTCGGCGAAGTGCGCCGCCTTTACGACTGGCTGGGCGAGACGGTCTCGCCCGCCTTCGCGCAGGCCATGGCCACATGGTGGGAGAGCAACACCGCCGCCGAGCGCATGGCCAAGCCCGATCCCGCCCGCTTCGGCCTCGACCCTCAGGCCGTGCGCGCACGCTTCGCCGATTACCTGAACCACATGGACCAGTGGGCCGCTTGA
- a CDS encoding carboxymuconolactone decarboxylase family protein has protein sequence MPEPITGKYDFDADARMAQTVANGPRYAPLRLEDVTPEGMEQVQVIRAAFSIPDSRPFPDVSLITLRHPGMFKGQMVLGIELAKGAIPGRDRELAVLRLAWLARAPFEWSEHVDIGKAFGVTAEEIERVLEGSAAPGWTEHESAVLRGVEELVADHCLSDSTWATLAKSWDEKQMLEFPLLVGSYLMTALQQNSLKIQPKGGFDYR, from the coding sequence ATGCCCGAACCGATCACCGGCAAGTACGACTTCGACGCCGACGCGCGCATGGCGCAGACCGTCGCCAATGGCCCGCGCTACGCGCCGCTGCGGCTGGAGGACGTCACCCCCGAGGGCATGGAGCAAGTGCAGGTCATCCGCGCCGCGTTCTCCATCCCCGACAGCCGCCCCTTCCCCGACGTCAGCCTCATCACCTTGCGCCATCCGGGAATGTTCAAGGGCCAGATGGTGCTCGGCATCGAACTGGCGAAGGGCGCGATTCCCGGGCGCGATCGTGAACTGGCAGTCCTGCGCCTTGCCTGGCTCGCCCGCGCGCCCTTCGAATGGAGCGAGCACGTCGATATCGGCAAGGCCTTCGGGGTCACGGCCGAGGAAATCGAGCGCGTGCTGGAAGGCTCCGCCGCGCCCGGCTGGACCGAGCACGAATCGGCGGTCCTGCGCGGCGTGGAGGAACTGGTCGCCGACCACTGCCTGAGCGATTCGACATGGGCGACGCTGGCGAAAAGCTGGGACGAGAAGCAGATGCTGGAGTTCCCGCTGCTCGTCGGCTCGTACCTGATGACGGCGCTGCAGCAGAATTCGCTCAAGATCCAGCCGAAGGGTGGTTTCGACTACCGCTGA
- a CDS encoding transglutaminase family protein: protein MRYSVSHITTLKYAQAVSMAQFNVRLKPAPWNGQVVSDYKLTLDPSPAQVVEGQGGYHVNEARFALREVTSQVQIESRFTVEVEPLPFFVEDAAGPGLAELRERAMKKPDLSDLAPASYIFASPIAQPQHEIGRWAGSLLNEAMPVMEAGRALMSAIHGEFTFDADATETDTPPIEAFNRRHGVCQDFSHIMIIAARAHGIPAAYVSGYLRTLPPPGQERLVGADAMHAWVNLWCGEELGWVGFDPTNDKLADTDHIFLGMGRDYSDVAPLDGRFRGAGTQAMYASVDVAPLD, encoded by the coding sequence ATGCGCTATTCCGTAAGCCATATCACCACGCTCAAGTACGCGCAGGCGGTCAGCATGGCGCAGTTCAACGTGCGTCTGAAGCCCGCCCCCTGGAACGGGCAAGTGGTGAGCGACTACAAGCTGACGCTCGATCCCTCGCCTGCGCAAGTGGTGGAGGGGCAGGGCGGCTACCACGTCAACGAGGCGCGCTTCGCGCTGCGCGAGGTGACTTCGCAGGTCCAGATCGAGAGCCGCTTCACGGTGGAAGTCGAGCCGCTGCCGTTCTTCGTCGAGGATGCCGCCGGGCCGGGTCTTGCCGAACTGCGCGAGCGGGCGATGAAGAAGCCCGACCTCTCCGATCTTGCGCCCGCGTCGTACATCTTCGCCTCGCCGATCGCGCAGCCGCAGCACGAAATCGGGCGGTGGGCGGGGTCGCTGCTCAATGAGGCGATGCCGGTGATGGAGGCCGGGCGGGCGCTGATGTCGGCGATCCACGGCGAATTCACCTTCGATGCGGACGCGACCGAGACCGACACGCCGCCGATCGAGGCGTTCAACCGGCGTCACGGGGTCTGCCAGGACTTCAGCCACATCATGATCATCGCCGCGCGCGCGCACGGCATCCCGGCGGCCTACGTCAGCGGCTACTTGCGCACGCTGCCGCCGCCGGGGCAGGAGCGGCTGGTCGGCGCCGACGCCATGCACGCCTGGGTCAACTTGTGGTGCGGCGAGGAACTGGGCTGGGTCGGTTTCGATCCCACCAACGACAAGCTGGCGGACACCGACCACATCTTCCTCGGCATGGGCCGCGACTATTCGGACGTGGCGCCGCTCGACGGCCGATTCCGGGGCGCGGGGACGCAGGCGATGTACGCTTCGGTGGATGTCGCGCCGCTGGATTGA
- a CDS encoding circularly permuted type 2 ATP-grasp protein, whose protein sequence is MVTRPASGPDLAPTASWLDGYAAEASRGDLFGDASRPVADVWRKVAAGLAAATDGDPSALQDATARHAADLGLAFRLTGDEDERSWPLNAMPLIVGAQEWSQVERGLIQRAELMEAIATDIYGEQKLVADGHLPAAVVAGSPFFARRMIGRTPHEGRFIHVYAADLARGPRGQWRVLQDRVRVAGGIGYALENRLAMSRAIGNLLADAHARRLSEFFSGMVEGMAAACRRENPRIALMTPGRFNQTYAEQAHLARYLGLPLVEGRDLTVLDEKLYVGTIAGPKRVDAVWRWIDTTALDPLSFDAKSQLGVPNLFGAWAGGGVEMVNWPGVEVLESAAFAAFMPRLCRTLLGEAPILPNVATWWCGQAVESSTVAARLEELALVPAFGQPVEALANRNPIAGAGLDGKSRVALIDALWRRPMDYCGQEIVHLSTTPAIIDGQIVPRPFTVRAFVARTAEGGWTVMPGGFARLSSSTALPTSLMGDGDLSADLWVVDDKPAAAHLGSRVAGEPPISRGGGILASQAADNLFWFGRYNERAEAMVRVVRAILANPADSDGNVDAEGAALPRLAALLVEGGAIEAATAKLPIAKICARALTETRLAGGVATLMRRRQQVGMALRERFARDFWRIVSRPMPSINVERPQSMLSSARWLTEHFSALAGLISENMVRSAAWRFLEIGQRLERAQAICRTARQLTKAGDVTSLGLLLDLCDSQIIYRSRYLTGPSLNPVRDLVLLDPDNPRALVFQVAQVVAHLSALPSSRDDNIPEPPLRAARALLGELQALLATDMTPERLAAMEAQLLALSDAISLRYFLQLDNEDAERRTPLL, encoded by the coding sequence ATGGTGACCCGTCCTGCTTCCGGCCCCGATCTCGCCCCGACCGCGAGCTGGCTTGACGGCTATGCCGCCGAAGCCTCGCGCGGGGACCTGTTCGGCGATGCCAGCCGTCCGGTCGCCGACGTGTGGCGCAAGGTTGCGGCCGGGCTCGCCGCGGCGACCGATGGCGACCCTTCGGCGCTGCAGGACGCCACCGCGCGCCATGCCGCCGACCTCGGGCTCGCCTTCCGTCTGACCGGGGACGAGGACGAGCGCTCATGGCCGCTCAACGCGATGCCGCTGATCGTCGGCGCGCAGGAGTGGAGCCAGGTCGAACGCGGCCTGATCCAGCGCGCCGAGCTGATGGAAGCGATCGCCACCGACATCTATGGCGAGCAGAAGCTGGTGGCGGACGGCCATCTTCCCGCCGCCGTCGTCGCCGGCAGCCCGTTCTTCGCGCGGCGCATGATCGGGCGCACGCCTCATGAGGGCCGCTTCATCCACGTCTACGCCGCCGACCTCGCACGCGGGCCGCGTGGGCAGTGGCGGGTGCTGCAGGACCGGGTGCGCGTGGCCGGCGGGATCGGCTATGCGCTGGAGAACCGCCTCGCGATGTCGCGCGCGATCGGCAACCTGCTGGCCGATGCCCATGCGCGGCGCCTGTCGGAGTTCTTCTCGGGCATGGTAGAGGGCATGGCCGCCGCCTGCCGCCGCGAGAACCCGCGCATCGCGCTGATGACGCCCGGCCGCTTCAACCAGACTTATGCCGAGCAGGCGCACCTCGCCCGCTACCTCGGCCTGCCGCTGGTCGAGGGGCGCGACCTCACCGTGCTCGACGAAAAGCTCTACGTCGGGACCATTGCCGGGCCCAAGCGCGTGGACGCGGTGTGGCGCTGGATCGATACCACCGCGCTCGATCCGCTGTCGTTCGACGCGAAATCGCAGCTGGGCGTGCCCAACCTGTTCGGGGCGTGGGCGGGCGGCGGCGTCGAGATGGTCAACTGGCCGGGCGTCGAAGTACTCGAATCCGCAGCCTTCGCGGCCTTCATGCCGCGCCTGTGCCGCACCCTGCTGGGCGAGGCGCCGATCTTGCCCAACGTCGCGACATGGTGGTGCGGGCAGGCGGTGGAAAGCTCCACCGTTGCCGCGCGGCTTGAGGAACTGGCGCTGGTTCCCGCATTTGGGCAGCCGGTGGAGGCGCTGGCGAACCGCAATCCGATCGCCGGGGCCGGGCTCGACGGCAAGTCCCGCGTCGCGCTGATCGACGCGCTGTGGCGCCGCCCCATGGACTATTGCGGGCAGGAGATCGTCCACCTTTCCACCACGCCCGCGATCATCGACGGGCAGATCGTGCCGCGCCCCTTCACCGTCCGCGCCTTCGTAGCGCGCACGGCCGAGGGCGGCTGGACGGTCATGCCCGGCGGCTTCGCGCGCCTGTCTTCCAGCACCGCGCTGCCGACCTCGCTAATGGGCGACGGCGACTTGTCGGCGGACTTGTGGGTGGTGGACGACAAGCCCGCCGCCGCCCACCTCGGCAGCCGGGTGGCCGGAGAGCCGCCGATCTCGCGAGGGGGCGGCATCCTCGCCAGCCAGGCGGCGGACAACCTGTTCTGGTTCGGCCGCTACAACGAGCGCGCCGAGGCGATGGTGCGGGTGGTGCGCGCGATCCTCGCCAACCCGGCGGACAGCGACGGCAACGTCGATGCCGAAGGCGCCGCGCTGCCGCGCCTCGCCGCGCTCCTGGTCGAAGGCGGAGCGATCGAGGCGGCGACGGCGAAGCTCCCGATCGCGAAGATCTGCGCCCGCGCGCTTACCGAGACGCGGCTGGCCGGCGGCGTCGCCACGCTCATGCGCCGCCGCCAGCAGGTCGGCATGGCCCTGCGCGAGCGGTTCGCCCGCGATTTCTGGCGCATCGTCAGCCGCCCCATGCCCTCGATCAACGTCGAGCGCCCGCAGTCGATGCTGTCGAGCGCGCGCTGGCTGACCGAGCATTTCAGCGCCCTCGCGGGGCTGATCTCGGAGAACATGGTGCGCTCGGCCGCGTGGCGCTTTCTCGAGATCGGGCAGCGGCTGGAGCGCGCGCAGGCGATCTGCCGCACCGCGCGGCAATTGACGAAGGCGGGCGACGTCACATCGCTAGGCCTCCTGCTCGACTTGTGCGACAGCCAGATCATCTATCGCAGCCGCTACCTCACCGGGCCGTCGCTCAACCCCGTGCGCGATCTCGTGCTGCTCGACCCCGACAACCCGCGCGCGCTGGTGTTCCAGGTGGCGCAAGTCGTCGCGCACCTTTCGGCGCTGCCGTCCTCCCGCGACGACAATATCCCCGAGCCCCCCTTGCGCGCCGCCCGCGCGCTGCTGGGCGAACTGCAGGCGCTGCTGGCGACCGACATGACGCCCGAGCGGCTGGCGGCGATGGAAGCGCAGTTGCTGGCGCTGTCGGATGCGATCTCGCTGCGCTACTTCCTGCAGCTGGACAACGAGGACGCCGAACGCAGGACCCCGCTGCTCTGA